The genomic stretch AAGAGTCGACTCGCAGCGACTCTCCTTTCGAGGTGGGTCGctagagtcgatgacgtacgatggctctcatacgtcacgactccgactcgcgGGTTGCGCGAGTTTAATAAAcggagtcgtgacgtatgagagccatcgtacgtcatcgactctagCGACCCACCTCGAAAGGAGAGTCGCTGCGAGTCGACTCTTGAGCACCTCTAGTGTTGAATCCTCGAAGTTAGTGTCACGTGGGCGACGTCATGAGAGCCGCGCCGCGGCATTTTCGCCCACCAAGAGTCTACTCTCTCGGCTCTCGAGTTGTTCGAGTCgaataaacgaacgcaacctTAACGAGCACAAGAACAGACGTTTTATTTGAGACTGGAAGGTAATGCACCCGTACTGTTGCACGCAGCGAATGCAGAAGCTCCGCTTTTGGCTCCCCTCGACGAACCAGTCCCTGTGAAGGAGGTACAGCAAGCTGCTCCACCCGAACCAACCGAACCAAAGcgcaaaaaagcgtacgccagCTTGTTTGTCGCGTGCGGACTGGTCCTCGTTGCCTTTGTCGTGGCAGGCTACTTCTATTGGCGCAGTCCGCGAGGGAGCCGGACCCAGGACCACTGTACAAGCAAGAGCTGCAAGCGGGCCACCGCTGACTATCAAGCCATGCTCGGCAAGAAGTACAGCCCGTGCACGGACTTCTACATGTACGCCTGCGGGGGATGGCTTGTCAAGAACGCGGAGTCCAGGGGGTACGTCGAAGACATTGCCAACGGCATCATTTCTGAAATCCACAACGCGTTCTTCAACCGAACGGAAAGCCATTCCGGAAATGACCCACTGCAAAACGGCCGCATATTTTACAAGAGTTGCTACGACTTCACTCGGTAGGTTTTTTCCAGTTTTGTTCTCTTCTATAGATGTCGTCGTCTGGTAAGTGGAGAAACCAGAAAGGGCCTTTCTTTTACGCCCGACACGTATACCTTTAACACTGACGCGCAATTGTGGGTCAACGAAGCTGCCACTCCAGACGGTGATCCAGAAGGTGCGATGCGGTCCTTCCCTTCAATTCTGCAGGTTTCTTCAGAACCTGGAAAACAGTTTTACTAATCTCCCAAAAGTTGCTTATTTCACGGACGGATCACTTCCAATGGGATCTGCATGAACAGAGGTTCAAATGCATAATTGCATGCACACAACACTGTGCATCTACGGTCACACACACAGCTGAACCATGTGAGACGGGTATGCCCGTGCTGGAATTGGTTTGTCAGATTTTCAGTAGATatagtctatgggagatgcagcAATTAAAATGTGTTctctccgcccccccccctccgcgatatttgggccaaaatgtcattccctacagtaacggtcggggaattgattgcaatcaacaaattcgacaagcgTATTGCacttttccagatccctgcgaatgaaaataacgGCTTTGTCGTTTGCAAGCATGTTCTGCACACTGGAGCCGattacattacttccttaaaAGAAAGGCAAAGCGAAGAAAATAATTTTGCGTCGGTGTAGCAAACTCTCCTCAGAAGCGAAAGTTAACTAGACCGCATGAGTACTCCTTAAGACTTAAGGCATTAAGCActtaatgtcatttttcgtACCCGTGTGGCAGGGGAATAAGTAGGGCTCCGCGCTTTCCGTCTTTCCGCGTATATCTTTCGGTCTTTATTTATGTCCGTGATATCGGCGTTTTTTTCGCCGATTTTTTTAATCGCCGAATATAAATCTCAACGTAATTTCAAAAATGTGCTCAGCCGTACAGCGAAGTGGTGGTACCTAAATCGTGAAAGCGGTGCTCATTTAAGCTTATTGCAGAGATTGATCCCCCTAAGCTTTTCATGGACATTCCTTTGTGTTCGGTGTTTTTCAGTTAAAACCGAAAGTCCCTGCGTattttttcggtgtttttcgattagaACCGAAAACGAGGAACCACAGGTATAAGGTTTCAAATTTCTAGGTGCTACCTAACCTTCGAACGTATAAATCTATTTTGGATCAGTCCCACGCGGGGAATGAAATTTACTACTTGAGCTCCTCCTGAGGAGGAACCCGAGTTGTCATGTGGCTGTGGAGTACGCAGAGTCATGTAGCCATCCGCTCTTTCATCTGCAGGTCTGAAGATGGCCTTGACCACTTGGCGAAAATGGCCGCTAGCAGCCTCGAATTGGACGAAACCCAGTGGGTGGGTAGCAGTGCTCCAGCATTATTCCGCTTCGTCGTTGATCTCTCCCTTCGAAAAGGGGTCCCGACAATATTTCGGCTGGACATTCTAATGctcaagaaacctaatcttagGGTCGTGGTCGGTCGTTCCGTGACCCTAATACTGAGTGCGAGAAGGAAGGACCTGGAGCCGGAAGATCCACGTGTGAAAGAATTCATTCTCGGTGTCCTGCCGGGATTCAACACCGACCCGTCCGAAAACGAACGCATTTTCCAGGCCCTGATGGAATTTGAGAAGAGCTTTCACCTGCAGTCGAAAAGGACAGACGTAGCGGACACTAACCTCACTTGTATGGCGGGCAACTGCCAGCTCCCGACGATTCCGGGCAAGCTCACCTCGAGAGATTGGGACACCGCCATTCAGAAGAGCCTCGGCGATGTGGCGACTGCCAAGATGAGGAGGATGCTGCCGTACCCGCGGCCCTTGGAAAATGTTACCCTGGCGTTTTTCGCCGCGGATCCGGCGATCCTCCTTCGTTACATATTTTTGCTCGCCATCACCAACTTGTTCGAACCACGGGCGGGCGACCCTCGACAAGCTTGCGCCAGCTTGACGTTGAAGCATTTCGCCGCCAGCACGACTTACCTGCTTGGCGAAAAACGCAATAAGCCGGGACTACGTAAACATTTCGCGAAATTCGTGGAAGGAGTCCGGGACACGGTGGGGCAGGCGCTGACGAACGCCACGTGGATGACGCCAGCCACCATCGACAGCGCGAGGAGATTGGTACGGGACACGAAGTTCGTCCTTCCGGACACGGCGCCCCCAGCGGTGAGCGATACGCTCGCCATGACGGACAGTTTCCTGAAGAACTACCCGTACGTGCTGCAGCGCTACAGTGAGACTCTGAACAGGCATCCCAGGCATAGACAGCCCACCTTTGGCGTGAGAAGTAGCCAGTTGTACGCCAATGTCGAAGTGAATAGTGAGAGTAACCACATTACGATCACGAATGGACTGATGTGGTATCCGTGGTTCTACGACGATGACGGCAGCGGTTCCATCAACTATGCCACGGTGGGATTTCGGGTGGCACACGCGCTGTTCACGGTCGTCGCATGGCGCGTTTTCAATACGTGGCCCAGCGAGGTATTGTACTCGGTTGTTTATGTAGTGTAGGCACGTCTAATCGGGACGTGTGGAACCCCGCGGCGTATAACTTGCAATTGCTATTCATGTCTAAACATGTGGTTACCTATTTTTGAGAATTCTTATGGCCCCTTAATTTCCAAAGTGACGAGCGATGACAACGCACCTTATCTAAGTCGTAACGTGTCACGCAACATATTGGGTGACGATCATTGTACGTGTGGCTTTTATAATGTAGATCGATCATGGAGGGTGTGTAGTAAGTTGCGGAGTTTAATTTTGTTATTTTCAAATAGGCCCCTAGGTTAGGAGTATAATGTATACGTTTAATTAATACGTTTAATAAAATGTATACGTTTGATCCGATTTTCCACCCTTATAGGCTCTAGTACTGCGACTAAATCTAATAGCTGTCACACggcactttcaatgcaggttgaATCCGATCCGCATAGTTTCTCAAGAGCGTTCGGTGCGCGATGCTACTATATGGTCCAACTCGATGGGTATTGAAGGTTTGGCTtgtcgacaggcggcgctcACAGCCCCGAGGCAGTACGCtgggattgacaaatatgttcctaaaaagtAGAGAATAACCGCTTCCGCATTGTGCTGTTTACGAAGCCTTTACGGGGGGCGCGGTGTCGTGAGTGGTCGAGATTAAACAAACAGACCTAGACTAAGACCGTAACCGTGGTATTCTATAGGCTTGTATAGGAACATCTGCAAATTAATGTAACGTTTTTTGTTTACTGCTACAAATTCGCTGAGTTCGAGGATGCCAGTGACGGTCTTCAAGCCGTCTTGAGAATTTCAATCCCGTTTAATGGATCGGGTTAAGCAGTATCGGAGTTCGATCCTATACGCGAACGTGTCCGTGTAGCAGCGCCGGATCCGCGTTGATCTCGATGAGCATTGGCTCAATGCggattttgtttatttgtttatttgtttattagTGCTACACAAAATCAGGAACACACTTGAGATAAGGGACCGTGAGGGGGAAACCCTGTTAAACGGTCCCGCAAGAAAACATATTATTCAAATACATCTTATGAGGGAGAGGTAATGCAAAGGTAGTAGTCCGCACATAATGTAACAAGGAAAGTATACAAGATGATACACATCAATACATATAATATGCACAAACGGTGTACGTTGCTACAATGAAGTAATGGACATGAAGAAATGGACATGTCATTGAACTAAATAAAGATATTAATGCCGCTGTTGAAAGTGTAATTTGCAAGAGCGCTTGAAAGCGAGAAAACTAGTTGTTGACCTTAGGTTATGTAGGAGTTCATTCCACAACCTAGTtccaaaagaagaaagggagaaATGACCGAAATTAGAGCGAAAGGTCGAACATTGAAGTGAATGCGACACGTTCCGTAGGGAATATGGTGGAACGAAATTTTGAAAGTTAAGTTGTTGTCTGTCAAAAGACCTGTAGAAAAAGTTATGCATAAGAAGGGCAACTTTATAATCACGGAGATCGAAAATATTAAGTACAGATAAAAGAGAAAAAGCGAACGACACCGACTCCAGACGGCCGACAGAAAGGATAATTCGTAGCGCACGCTTCTGGGCAAAAAGCAGTGGGCTCAGATTAGAGTTATACGTGAGGCCGTAGACTTCAAGGCCGTAGTTGATATGGGAATGAATCAGGCCGTAGTATATAGTTAAAAGTATGTTAGTTGGGACTAGGTTCCTGAGTCCTAGGATCGAAAGTGTCTGTGTGACAGGGGTGGTAATAACTCTCTCCGATACGCGGCTTTCCAACCGGTGTGAAACATGTGATTCTCTCTCTCCACTGCAGGTGAGACCGAAGTTTGTGCAGCAGGTGGTTTGCGTGACCGAACAGTATTCGACGTTATTCGCcgggaagataaggaaaagcgaTGAAGATCTCGCAAAGGTGTCCGTCTACGCTACCGCACGTGGGGTGTCTCTGGCCCTCCAGCTCAGTTCTTTCCCAGACGAGGAGGCGAAACGGCTGTTCTTCGGTCGGTACTGTCAGCAGTACTGCACTAGCCGTTCAAGTGGAAGGAGCATTCTCAGGTCTCCCCTGAGTGCGAAGACGCTCTGCGAATTTCCCGTCCTTCTGTCACCATTGTTCGCGAAAACGTTCGCCTGTAATGTTACGCACAAGTGCATATTGACGTGATGTCAAATTCACGGTCTATAGTAAAAAAAAGTTCAATTCAAAGTTTAATACGGGTCCGGATGCGATGTGTAAGACAATCTTAATTCACCGTCACACGGAAAACTGGAATAGGCAGTTTCATAAACCGAAACTACGAGAGGTTACCCGAAATCAGGAAGAGCAGCAAAACATTTGTTTTTATACTGTCACATTTCTAGGCTTgtctatattctccaaaaaaTCCGGCCGGGTCTTATCCAAGAGAGCACACTGGAAAGGATCTttattaaaggggccgtaaacaggccaccaaacatttctgaaataataaTAACCCGTGAAAGAACGCAGTTAGAGCGTTAGagaaagttagagcgc from Ornithodoros turicata isolate Travis chromosome 4, ASM3712646v1, whole genome shotgun sequence encodes the following:
- the LOC135390792 gene encoding uncharacterized protein LOC135390792 isoform X1, with the protein product MNSMVSHTRTRTSSSKSGIHGKGSHSSGKKRNKLAKANAEAPLLAPLDEPVPVKEVQQAAPPEPTEPKRKKAYASLFVACGLVLVAFVVAGYFYWRSPRGSRTQDHCTSKSCKRATADYQAMLGKKYSPCTDFYMYACGGWLVKNAESRGYVEDIANGIISEIHNAFFNRTESHSGNDPLQNGRIFYKSCYDFTRSEDGLDHLAKMAASSLELDETQWVGSSAPALFRFVVDLSLRKGVPTIFRLDILMLKKPNLRVVVGRSVTLILSARRKDLEPEDPRVKEFILGVLPGFNTDPSENERIFQALMEFEKSFHLQSKRTDVADTNLTCMAGNCQLPTIPGKLTSRDWDTAIQKSLGDVATAKMRRMLPYPRPLENVTLAFFAADPAILLRYIFLLAITNLFEPRAGDPRQACASLTLKHFAASTTYLLGEKRNKPGLRKHFAKFVEGVRDTVGQALTNATWMTPATIDSARRLVRDTKFVLPDTAPPAVSDTLAMTDSFLKNYPYVLQRYSETLNRHPRHRQPTFGVRSSQLYANVEVNSESNHITITNGLMWYPWFYDDDGSGSINYATVGFRVAHALFTVVAWRVFNTWPSEVRPKFVQQVVCVTEQYSTLFAGKIRKSDEDLAKVSVYATARGVSLALQLSSFPDEEAKRLFFGRYCQQYCTSRSSGRSILRSPLSAKTLCEFPVLLSPLFAKTFACNVTHKCILT
- the LOC135390792 gene encoding uncharacterized protein LOC135390792 isoform X2, coding for MNSMVSHTRTRTSSSKSGIHGKGSHSSGKKRNKLAKANAEAPLLAPLDEPVPVKEVQQAAPPEPTEPKRKKAPRGSRTQDHCTSKSCKRATADYQAMLGKKYSPCTDFYMYACGGWLVKNAESRGYVEDIANGIISEIHNAFFNRTESHSGNDPLQNGRIFYKSCYDFTRSEDGLDHLAKMAASSLELDETQWVGSSAPALFRFVVDLSLRKGVPTIFRLDILMLKKPNLRVVVGRSVTLILSARRKDLEPEDPRVKEFILGVLPGFNTDPSENERIFQALMEFEKSFHLQSKRTDVADTNLTCMAGNCQLPTIPGKLTSRDWDTAIQKSLGDVATAKMRRMLPYPRPLENVTLAFFAADPAILLRYIFLLAITNLFEPRAGDPRQACASLTLKHFAASTTYLLGEKRNKPGLRKHFAKFVEGVRDTVGQALTNATWMTPATIDSARRLVRDTKFVLPDTAPPAVSDTLAMTDSFLKNYPYVLQRYSETLNRHPRHRQPTFGVRSSQLYANVEVNSESNHITITNGLMWYPWFYDDDGSGSINYATVGFRVAHALFTVVAWRVFNTWPSEVRPKFVQQVVCVTEQYSTLFAGKIRKSDEDLAKVSVYATARGVSLALQLSSFPDEEAKRLFFGRYCQQYCTSRSSGRSILRSPLSAKTLCEFPVLLSPLFAKTFACNVTHKCILT